TGTCCTGACACACCAAAAGGTTGTCCGGTTGATGCTGATGGATGTCCGCTTGATTCAGATGGTGACGGTGTAATCGACTGCGAAGACAAGTGTCCATCAGAAAAAGGACCTGCCAGCAACGATGGTTGTCCAGACTGGGCTGATATCACTATCCCAACTATTTACTTTGATTTTGATAGCGACAAGCTGAAACCTGCAGGTATGGCTGAATTGGATAAGTTAGCTGACCAATTGAATGCGGCTAAAGAATACGACATCGTAATTGGTGGTCACACTTGTAGCATAGGTGCTGAAGGTTACAACATGAAACTTTCAGAAAAACGTGCACAAGCCGTTGTTAAATACTTATTGAAAAAAGGTGTTAACAACGCTTATGTTGGCTCAAATAACTATGGCGAAACTAAACCTGCTGTTCCGAATACAACTATTTCGAACAAGCAGAAAAACCGTAGAGCAGAATTTGAAGTAGCAAAAATTCGTAAGTAAGGTTTATTTAAATATTTAGGAAAAGCTCAGTCGTAAGGCTGGGCTTTTCGTGTTTATAGGGCTTAAAGTGTTATATTTGCGGTCTCAAAAAAATAGCAGCTTAATTATGAGTATTGAAAGTTTAATTCAGAAAGGAACCGTTGAAGCGTTAAAAACTTTATACGGAGCAGACATACAGGAACAACAGGTACAGGTTCAGAATACCCGTAAAGATTTTGACGGCGATATAACCGTTGTGGTTTTTCCTTTTTTACGATACTCAAAAAAAGCACCCGAACAAACAGCCGACGACCTGGGGAAATACCTGGTTGAGCATATCGGAACGGTTGAAAACTTCAATGTTATAAAAGGATTCTTAAACCTGGAGATTAGCAAAAATTACTGGCTCGACATTTTAAAAACCGGGTATGCAAATACCGAATTTGGGTTTACACCGCTAACCGAAAACAGCGAGTTGGTAATGGTTGAATATTCATCGCCCAACACCAACAAGCCGCTTCATCTGGGCCACATCAGAAATAACTTGCTGGGTTTCTCTATTTCGGAGATACTAAAAGCCAACGGCAAAAAGGTGGTAATGACTAACATTGTAAACGACCGGGGAATACACATCTGTAAATCGATGTATGCCTGGCAGCAATGGGGTAAGGGAGAAACACCCGAAAGCTCGGGCATGAAAGGCGACCATCTGGTGGGTAAATACTATGTTGAGTTTGATAAACATTACAAAGCCGAAGTGGCAGAGCTACTTGAGAAAGGACTGGTGAAAGAAGATGCAGAAAACCAGGCGCCATCGATAATTGCTGCCCGCGAATTATTGCGAAAGTGGGAAGCTAAAGATGAAGCAACTGTTGAGCTGTGGAAAATGATGAACAGTTGGGTATACGCAGGCTTCGATGTAACCTATAAAACACTGGGAGTTGATTTCGATAAGATCTACTACGAATCAGATACCTACTTGATTGGAAAAGAGGAGGTGTTGCGCGGCCTTGAAGAAGGTACTTTTAACCAACGCGAAGATAACTCGGTGTGGGCCGACTTAACTGAAGACGGACTGGACCAGAAAATTCTTTTACGCAGCGACGGTACCTCGGTTTATATGACCCAGGATATTGGTACCGCCAAAATGCGTTTTAACGATTACCCCATTGATAAAATGGTTTACGTGGTGGGGAACGAGCAAAACTACCACTTCCAGGTATTGGCTATTTTACTGGATAAACTGGGTTTTAGTTGGGGGAAAGATTTGTACCACTTCTCGTACGGCATGGTGGAGCTGCCATCAGGAAAGATGAAATCGCGCGAAGGAACCGTTGTTGATGCCGACGACCTGGTAGAGGGCATGGTTAAAGTAGCGCGCGATATGTCGGCAGAGTTAGGAAAATTGGATTCATTGACTGGAGAAGATGCCGAAAATACATTTCGAATGATTGCCCTGGGTGCATTAAAATATTTTATACTAAAAGTTGACCCACGCAAAAATATGATGTTTAATCCCGAGGAGTCGATTGACTTTAACGGAAACACCGGCCCGTTTATTCAGTATACCTATGCACGTATTCAGTCGGTGCTGCGAAAAGCTGCCAACCATGAAATTTCAATTAATGCGGATCTTGCAGTTGCCGCACTTTCATCAAAAGAAAAAGAATTGCTGAAACGCATTTCATTATTCCCGGCAACTGTGCAGGAAGCCGGCGACAACTACAGCCCGGCTATAATTGCCAACTACTGTTACGAGTTAGTAAAAGAATTCAACCAGTTTTATCACGATCATTCTATTTTG
Above is a genomic segment from uncultured Draconibacterium sp. containing:
- the argS gene encoding arginine--tRNA ligase, producing the protein MSIESLIQKGTVEALKTLYGADIQEQQVQVQNTRKDFDGDITVVVFPFLRYSKKAPEQTADDLGKYLVEHIGTVENFNVIKGFLNLEISKNYWLDILKTGYANTEFGFTPLTENSELVMVEYSSPNTNKPLHLGHIRNNLLGFSISEILKANGKKVVMTNIVNDRGIHICKSMYAWQQWGKGETPESSGMKGDHLVGKYYVEFDKHYKAEVAELLEKGLVKEDAENQAPSIIAARELLRKWEAKDEATVELWKMMNSWVYAGFDVTYKTLGVDFDKIYYESDTYLIGKEEVLRGLEEGTFNQREDNSVWADLTEDGLDQKILLRSDGTSVYMTQDIGTAKMRFNDYPIDKMVYVVGNEQNYHFQVLAILLDKLGFSWGKDLYHFSYGMVELPSGKMKSREGTVVDADDLVEGMVKVARDMSAELGKLDSLTGEDAENTFRMIALGALKYFILKVDPRKNMMFNPEESIDFNGNTGPFIQYTYARIQSVLRKAANHEISINADLAVAALSSKEKELLKRISLFPATVQEAGDNYSPAIIANYCYELVKEFNQFYHDHSILGENDEAVKNFRLVLASAVGQVVKNGMGLLGIEMPERM